A DNA window from Engystomops pustulosus chromosome 10, aEngPut4.maternal, whole genome shotgun sequence contains the following coding sequences:
- the LOC140104705 gene encoding uncharacterized protein yields MHQNSVSKKGRSNRGTSNRVTLMVPGHEAAAGTGGASTNPRFCQKTEPSPRNQSDWSGSRGTRQDNYPRKISADARFPDNALTEHVAERGKRSALPLIKKGAGRVTALNVRTTSRRTDLSPSLRTSPPRNKPPPILPGDMTPWVRASPSETSLTCLLHSIPSPKTLPDNMADNPPSQRETTHKESPKVTPPEQTPSKDKANGRGKPKGRTGVTKRRSLHKLHNIKLPPVPAVTELNFSRNFSFSFFELPQHQSPQHWLQRQKYVYMVMRQVQ; encoded by the exons ATGCACCAGAATAGCGTCTCCAAGAAAGGGAGGTCCAATCGAGGGACGTCTAACAGGGTGACTTTGATGGTACCAGGTCATGAGGCTGCAGCTGGAACGGGTGGGGCATCAACGAACCCCAGGTTCTGCCAAAAGACAGAACCGTCTCCAAGAAACCAGAGTGATTGGAGCGGCAGCAGAGGAACGCGGCAGGACAACTACCCACGGAAG ATCTCAGCTGACGCCAGATTCCCGGACAACGCGTTAACCGAACACGTGGCGGAGAGGGGGAAGAGATCTGCTCTGCCGCTCATCAAGAAAGGAGCGGGGAGGGTGACAG CTCTAAACGTGCGGACTACCTCCAGGAGAACAGACCTCTCCCCATCGCTGAGGACCTCGCCCCCCAGGAACAAGCCCCCGCCCATCCTCCCCGGAGACATGACACCCTGGGTCAGAGCTTCCCCGTCTGAGACCTCGCTCACCTGTCTCCTGCACAGCATCCCCTCTCCAAAAACATTACCTGACAACATGGCCGACAACCCGCCAAGTCAGAGGGAGACCACGCACAAGGAAAGCCCCAAGGTGACTCCCCCCGAACAAACCCCATCGAAGGACAAAGCCAATGGCAGAGGAAAACCCAAGGGCAGAACCGGAGTAACCAAGAGGAGATCCCTCCATAAACTCCATAACATAAAACTGCCCCCCGTCCCCGCAGTCACCGAGCTCAACTTCAGCCGCAACTTCAGCTTCTCCTTCTTTGAGCTTCCACAACATCAGAGCCCCCAACACTGGCTCCAGCGCCAGAAGTACGTATACATGGTGATGAGACAAGTGCAATAA
- the DALRD3 gene encoding DALR anticodon-binding domain-containing protein 3 isoform X2 translates to MEAETCGTAAVYVSEVLRALGNALQAPPTVWFKESSQKNLRSRDFLVPRGALRKSFPDGEVPAELILTLLSLDAPDLPPLRQCLQCDAGLVVQLDRPALFYRVLRDFAPYLKPLPSADHGQDIVILNCAPLHSAKSLDALRLSHLRAALLADHLAEVLTLNGKHVYPVPAVPSKEVEEFLSQLGISWPSSGDTSLVEETVSSFKDFLRDCVQNAGDGNHTQSPDEIRVQLKTSAEKHNLTLEGYAPNLDFFLVSEDDLRHVARLQRSVQDLVTSPCTVLHIISCEEEFHQQKLDLLWRLMVPSSRDVTQKHLICGPVKVLNSTAPPSSSQYFQLRKSQMLEASVMKYGESVKGDSWDEIITSLTSAAVKFELMATPHRSQVNLNLEDGNITTKGTKSGAFVMYNCARLATMFDSYNDAASEGIYPEFPPAGDLSYSSLREEGEWLLLFNYIMMFPEALSQAAQMSAPSPGIRVTANTEAVCKFLVGLSMDFSCYYNRVHILGEPLPHLFSQMFARLRLMKGVQSVLHSALKTLHITPLTQI, encoded by the exons ATGGAGGCAGAGACCTGCGGTACCGCAGCAGTGTATGTGTCTGAGGTCCTACGAGCACTGGGTAACGCACTGCAGGCGCCCCCTACCGTATGGTTCAAGGAAAGCAGCCAGAAGAACCTGAGGAGCAGAGACTTCTTGGTGCCCAGAGGAGCGCTGAGGAAAAGCTTCCCGGATGGAGAG GTTCCCGCGGAGCTGATCCTCACCCTGCTTTCCCTGGACGCTCCGGACCTCCCCCCTCTGCGCCAGTGTTTGCAGTGTGACGCTGGGCTGGTGGTTCAGTTGGACAGACCGGCGCTTTTCTATAGAGTTCTCCGAGACTTTGCTCCTTATCTGAAGCCTCTTCCCTCCGCAGACCATGGACAGGATATCGTGATCCTGAACTGCGCTCCGCTGCACAGCGCCAAGAGCCTGGACGCACTGAGACTGAGCCACCTGCGGGCGGCGCTGCTAGCGGACCACCTGGCTGAAGTCCTCACACTAAATGG AAAACATGTATACCCAGTTCCCGCTGTACCCAGTAAGGAGGTGGAAGAGTTTTTGAGTCAGCTGGGTATCTCCTGGCCGTCTTCAGGCGATACCTCCCTTGTGGAAGAGACTGTTTCATCTTTTAAAGACTTCCTTCGAGACTGTGTCCAGAATGCCGGGGATGGGAATCATACACAGTCACCGGATGAAATCAGAGTACAGCTGAAAACCAGCGCAGAAAAGCACAACCTAACCCTGGAAGGATATGCTCCTAATCTGGACTTCTTCCTTG TGAGTGAAGATGACCTGAGACACGTGGCGAGGCTGCAGAGGTCAGTCCAGGACTTGGTG ACGTCTCCTTGTACAGTGTTACATATCATCAGCTGTGAGGAAGAGTTCCATCAGCAGAAGCTGGACCTTCTCTGGAGGCTGATGGTCCCGAGCAGCAGAGATGTCACCCAG AAACATCTGATCTGTGGACCTGTGAAGGTGCTGAACTCCACGGCGCCCCCAAGCAGCTCCCAGTACTTCCA GCTGCGGAAATCTCAGATGCTGGAAGCCTCGGTCATGAAGTACGGAGAAAGCGTTAAAG GTGACAGCTGGGATGAAATCATCACCTCCCTGACTTCAGCGGCCGTCAAGTTTGAGTTAATGGcgactcctcatcgctcccag gTGAATCTGAACTTGGAGGATGGGAACATCACAACAAAGGGAACCAAGAGTGGAGCGTTTGTCATGTATAACTGCGCCCGTCTGGCCACCATGTTTGACAGCTACAATGACGCCGCCAGTGAAG GTATCTATCCAGAGTTCCCTCCGGCCGGAGATCTCAGCTATTCCAGTCTACGTGAGGAG GGAGAATGGCTTCTTCTCTTTAATTATATCATGATGTTCCCAGAGGCGCTCAGCCAGGCGGCGCAGATGTCGGCCCCCTCCCCAGGGATCCGGGTCACAGCCAACACCGAGGCG GTGTGCAAGTTCCTGGTGGGCCTCAGTATGGACTTCAGCTGTTACTACAACAGAGTGCACATCCTCGGG GAGCCGTTGCCTCATCTCTTCAGTCAGATGTTCGCCCGCCTGCGCCTGATGAAGGGGGTCCAGAGCGTTCTGCATTCTGCGCTGAAGACCCTGCACATTACACCCCTGACCCAGATATAA
- the DALRD3 gene encoding DALR anticodon-binding domain-containing protein 3 isoform X3 encodes MEAETCGTAAVYVSEVLRALGNALQAPPTVWFKESSQKNLRSRDFLVPRGALRKSFPDGEVPAELILTLLSLDAPDLPPLRQCLQCDAGLVVQLDRPALFYRVLRDFAPYLKPLPSADHGQDIVILNCAPLHSAKSLDALRLSHLRAALLADHLAEVLTLNGKHVYPVPAVPSKEVEEFLSQLGISWPSSGDTSLVEETVSSFKDFLRDCVQNAGDGNHTQSPDEIRVQLKTSAEKHNLTLEGYAPNLDFFLVSEDDLRHVARLQRSVQDLVQTSPCTVLHIISCEEEFHQQKLDLLWRLMVPSSRDVTQKHLICGPVKVLNSTAPPSSSQYFQLRKSQMLEASVMKYGESVKGDSWDEIITSLTSAAVKFELMATPHRSQVNLNLEDGNITTKGTKSGAFVMYNCARLATMFDSYNDAASEGIYPEFPPAGDLSYSSLREEVCKFLVGLSMDFSCYYNRVHILGEPLPHLFSQMFARLRLMKGVQSVLHSALKTLHITPLTQI; translated from the exons ATGGAGGCAGAGACCTGCGGTACCGCAGCAGTGTATGTGTCTGAGGTCCTACGAGCACTGGGTAACGCACTGCAGGCGCCCCCTACCGTATGGTTCAAGGAAAGCAGCCAGAAGAACCTGAGGAGCAGAGACTTCTTGGTGCCCAGAGGAGCGCTGAGGAAAAGCTTCCCGGATGGAGAG GTTCCCGCGGAGCTGATCCTCACCCTGCTTTCCCTGGACGCTCCGGACCTCCCCCCTCTGCGCCAGTGTTTGCAGTGTGACGCTGGGCTGGTGGTTCAGTTGGACAGACCGGCGCTTTTCTATAGAGTTCTCCGAGACTTTGCTCCTTATCTGAAGCCTCTTCCCTCCGCAGACCATGGACAGGATATCGTGATCCTGAACTGCGCTCCGCTGCACAGCGCCAAGAGCCTGGACGCACTGAGACTGAGCCACCTGCGGGCGGCGCTGCTAGCGGACCACCTGGCTGAAGTCCTCACACTAAATGG AAAACATGTATACCCAGTTCCCGCTGTACCCAGTAAGGAGGTGGAAGAGTTTTTGAGTCAGCTGGGTATCTCCTGGCCGTCTTCAGGCGATACCTCCCTTGTGGAAGAGACTGTTTCATCTTTTAAAGACTTCCTTCGAGACTGTGTCCAGAATGCCGGGGATGGGAATCATACACAGTCACCGGATGAAATCAGAGTACAGCTGAAAACCAGCGCAGAAAAGCACAACCTAACCCTGGAAGGATATGCTCCTAATCTGGACTTCTTCCTTG TGAGTGAAGATGACCTGAGACACGTGGCGAGGCTGCAGAGGTCAGTCCAGGACTTGGTG CAGACGTCTCCTTGTACAGTGTTACATATCATCAGCTGTGAGGAAGAGTTCCATCAGCAGAAGCTGGACCTTCTCTGGAGGCTGATGGTCCCGAGCAGCAGAGATGTCACCCAG AAACATCTGATCTGTGGACCTGTGAAGGTGCTGAACTCCACGGCGCCCCCAAGCAGCTCCCAGTACTTCCA GCTGCGGAAATCTCAGATGCTGGAAGCCTCGGTCATGAAGTACGGAGAAAGCGTTAAAG GTGACAGCTGGGATGAAATCATCACCTCCCTGACTTCAGCGGCCGTCAAGTTTGAGTTAATGGcgactcctcatcgctcccag gTGAATCTGAACTTGGAGGATGGGAACATCACAACAAAGGGAACCAAGAGTGGAGCGTTTGTCATGTATAACTGCGCCCGTCTGGCCACCATGTTTGACAGCTACAATGACGCCGCCAGTGAAG GTATCTATCCAGAGTTCCCTCCGGCCGGAGATCTCAGCTATTCCAGTCTACGTGAGGAG GTGTGCAAGTTCCTGGTGGGCCTCAGTATGGACTTCAGCTGTTACTACAACAGAGTGCACATCCTCGGG GAGCCGTTGCCTCATCTCTTCAGTCAGATGTTCGCCCGCCTGCGCCTGATGAAGGGGGTCCAGAGCGTTCTGCATTCTGCGCTGAAGACCCTGCACATTACACCCCTGACCCAGATATAA
- the DALRD3 gene encoding DALR anticodon-binding domain-containing protein 3 isoform X1, with product MEAETCGTAAVYVSEVLRALGNALQAPPTVWFKESSQKNLRSRDFLVPRGALRKSFPDGEVPAELILTLLSLDAPDLPPLRQCLQCDAGLVVQLDRPALFYRVLRDFAPYLKPLPSADHGQDIVILNCAPLHSAKSLDALRLSHLRAALLADHLAEVLTLNGKHVYPVPAVPSKEVEEFLSQLGISWPSSGDTSLVEETVSSFKDFLRDCVQNAGDGNHTQSPDEIRVQLKTSAEKHNLTLEGYAPNLDFFLVSEDDLRHVARLQRSVQDLVQTSPCTVLHIISCEEEFHQQKLDLLWRLMVPSSRDVTQKHLICGPVKVLNSTAPPSSSQYFQLRKSQMLEASVMKYGESVKGDSWDEIITSLTSAAVKFELMATPHRSQVNLNLEDGNITTKGTKSGAFVMYNCARLATMFDSYNDAASEGIYPEFPPAGDLSYSSLREEGEWLLLFNYIMMFPEALSQAAQMSAPSPGIRVTANTEAVCKFLVGLSMDFSCYYNRVHILGEPLPHLFSQMFARLRLMKGVQSVLHSALKTLHITPLTQI from the exons ATGGAGGCAGAGACCTGCGGTACCGCAGCAGTGTATGTGTCTGAGGTCCTACGAGCACTGGGTAACGCACTGCAGGCGCCCCCTACCGTATGGTTCAAGGAAAGCAGCCAGAAGAACCTGAGGAGCAGAGACTTCTTGGTGCCCAGAGGAGCGCTGAGGAAAAGCTTCCCGGATGGAGAG GTTCCCGCGGAGCTGATCCTCACCCTGCTTTCCCTGGACGCTCCGGACCTCCCCCCTCTGCGCCAGTGTTTGCAGTGTGACGCTGGGCTGGTGGTTCAGTTGGACAGACCGGCGCTTTTCTATAGAGTTCTCCGAGACTTTGCTCCTTATCTGAAGCCTCTTCCCTCCGCAGACCATGGACAGGATATCGTGATCCTGAACTGCGCTCCGCTGCACAGCGCCAAGAGCCTGGACGCACTGAGACTGAGCCACCTGCGGGCGGCGCTGCTAGCGGACCACCTGGCTGAAGTCCTCACACTAAATGG AAAACATGTATACCCAGTTCCCGCTGTACCCAGTAAGGAGGTGGAAGAGTTTTTGAGTCAGCTGGGTATCTCCTGGCCGTCTTCAGGCGATACCTCCCTTGTGGAAGAGACTGTTTCATCTTTTAAAGACTTCCTTCGAGACTGTGTCCAGAATGCCGGGGATGGGAATCATACACAGTCACCGGATGAAATCAGAGTACAGCTGAAAACCAGCGCAGAAAAGCACAACCTAACCCTGGAAGGATATGCTCCTAATCTGGACTTCTTCCTTG TGAGTGAAGATGACCTGAGACACGTGGCGAGGCTGCAGAGGTCAGTCCAGGACTTGGTG CAGACGTCTCCTTGTACAGTGTTACATATCATCAGCTGTGAGGAAGAGTTCCATCAGCAGAAGCTGGACCTTCTCTGGAGGCTGATGGTCCCGAGCAGCAGAGATGTCACCCAG AAACATCTGATCTGTGGACCTGTGAAGGTGCTGAACTCCACGGCGCCCCCAAGCAGCTCCCAGTACTTCCA GCTGCGGAAATCTCAGATGCTGGAAGCCTCGGTCATGAAGTACGGAGAAAGCGTTAAAG GTGACAGCTGGGATGAAATCATCACCTCCCTGACTTCAGCGGCCGTCAAGTTTGAGTTAATGGcgactcctcatcgctcccag gTGAATCTGAACTTGGAGGATGGGAACATCACAACAAAGGGAACCAAGAGTGGAGCGTTTGTCATGTATAACTGCGCCCGTCTGGCCACCATGTTTGACAGCTACAATGACGCCGCCAGTGAAG GTATCTATCCAGAGTTCCCTCCGGCCGGAGATCTCAGCTATTCCAGTCTACGTGAGGAG GGAGAATGGCTTCTTCTCTTTAATTATATCATGATGTTCCCAGAGGCGCTCAGCCAGGCGGCGCAGATGTCGGCCCCCTCCCCAGGGATCCGGGTCACAGCCAACACCGAGGCG GTGTGCAAGTTCCTGGTGGGCCTCAGTATGGACTTCAGCTGTTACTACAACAGAGTGCACATCCTCGGG GAGCCGTTGCCTCATCTCTTCAGTCAGATGTTCGCCCGCCTGCGCCTGATGAAGGGGGTCCAGAGCGTTCTGCATTCTGCGCTGAAGACCCTGCACATTACACCCCTGACCCAGATATAA